A stretch of the Aegilops tauschii subsp. strangulata cultivar AL8/78 chromosome 4, Aet v6.0, whole genome shotgun sequence genome encodes the following:
- the LOC109752327 gene encoding uncharacterized protein yields the protein MEEEASKSYTIYFQEHELVRKTTSAVLGRFQQNRSKKICLPIGRIKLEVEFGDEYNYRTEFLMFEVVKIKSPYHVIFGWLAYARFMAWPSYVYLKLKMPGPEGTITVDGHRRIALEYEEGDTAYAESAYAAEELKFYTSNVDPADMTPLKKPTTESDSPLMFKSAEDMKHVDFTPGDSSQ from the coding sequence ATGGAGGAAGAAGCATCAAAGTCCTATACTATATACTTTCAGGAGCATGAACTTGTCAGAAAAACAACTTCTGCCGTCCTCGGCCGTTTTCAACAGAATCGTTCTAAGAAAATCTGCTTACCCATTGGGCGGATTAAGCTGGAAGTTGAATTTGGTGATGAGTACAATTACAGAACGGAGTTTCTGAtgtttgaggtggtcaagattaAAAGCCCATATCATGTTATCTTTGGTTGGCTGGCTTACGCTCGTTTCATGGCCTGGCCCAGTTATgtttatctcaagctcaagatgcctggaccaGAAGGCACTATCACAGTTGATGGCCACAGAAGGATTGCTCTTGAGTATGAAGAGGGGGACACAGCTTATGCTGAATCGGCCTATgcagcagaggagttgaagttttacacaTCCAATGTTGACCCGGCCGACATGACACCCCTGAAGAAACCCACCACAGAGTCTGATTCCCCGCTCATGTTTAAGTCGGCCGAGGACATGAAACATGTTGATTTCACCCCTGGCGACTCATCCCAATAA